The following coding sequences are from one Gossypium hirsutum isolate 1008001.06 chromosome A12, Gossypium_hirsutum_v2.1, whole genome shotgun sequence window:
- the LOC107932016 gene encoding 50S ribosomal protein L9: MAYIQYGRHALRQIIKETNVQQSHDRLMQPLFYACQGIRYRKLDVILTTSIGKLGKAGETVKVAPGYFRNHLMPKLLAVPNIDKFAYLIKEQRKIYQPKEEEVQVVTKNVEDKSKVYEKAVYRLLNGRLVLRRSINVEKFRAQSTKDDPIELRSPVTKDEIVAEVGRQLCVQIDPENLHLPTPLETFGLFDVQLRMPKSIPLPEGRYNWTLKVKIQGK; encoded by the exons ATGGCTTATATCCAGTATGGAAGACATGCCCTTCGGCAAATTATCAAAGAAACGAATGTCCAGCAAAGCCATGATCGTTTGATGCAACCTCTGTTCTATGCTTGTCAAGGAATTAGATACAGAAAGTTGGATGTGATTCTTACGACG AGCATTGGGAAACTTGGCAAAGCTGGTGAGACTGTCAAAGTCGCTCCTGGTTATTTTCGCAATCATCTGATgccgaaattgcttgctgttcCTAATATTGATAAGTTCGCTTATCTCATTAAGGAGCAGCGTAAG ATTTATCAACCGAAGGAAGAAGAGGTTCAAGTAGTTACAAAGAATGTGGAAGATAAGAGCAAAGTATATGAAAAGGCTGTATATCGTCTACTTAATGGCCGGCTG GTATTGAGGAGATCTATCAATGTTGAAAAGTTTCGTGCCCAATCGACCAAAGATGACCCAATTGAATTGCGCTCACCTGTGACAAAAGATGAAATTGTTGCTGAG GTTGGAAGGCAGCTTTGCGTTCAAATTGATCCTGAAAATCTGCACCTTCCAACACCTTTGGAAACATTTGGACTGTTTGATGTGCAATTGCGGATGCCAAAATCCATACCGCTCCCAGAAGGAAGGTATAATTGGACGCTTAAAGTTAAAATCCAAGGTAAATAA
- the LOC107931976 gene encoding sterol 3-beta-glucosyltransferase UGT80B1, producing the protein MEGEKEKGRKKRIAVFMAFGTKGDVYAIAAIAAAFATDQNGYDVAFITHSAHQNLSPHLAKKKIIFVPISSPPVLSSNGTDDKTGSPGLEFSEQKKIIAKEQRKECCLAVERLFGNDPCVEGDFIGINFFALEGWSLAELFHVRCIVLAPYVVPYSAPSFFEHYFSKELPLLYKYLQDAPADKVCWKDVIHWMWPLFSDNWESWRSEDLNLSPYPFTDPVTGLPTWHDRPPSPLLLYGFSKELVECPDYWPSNTRVCGFWFLPIEWQFSCQECGQISTLLFTGHLNSDDMCPAHAELQYFLKTPLSRPPIFVGLSSIGSMGLMRNPRAFLQVVRTVLEVTCHRFILFTAGYEPLDAAVQEIAHEASSISKQRWSVQKGLSLFDNRLFCFSGMIPYNWLFPRCVTAIHHGGSGSTAAALYAGIPQIICPFVLDQFYWAEKMFWLGVAPEPLRRNHLVPENISETSIRAAANVLSQAIHDALSPGIKKRALEIGKRISPEDGVSEAVKILREEIGPAL; encoded by the exons ATGGAGGGAGAGAAGGAAAAGGGGAGGAAGAAAAGAATCGCTGTTTTCATGGCTTTCGGCACCAAAGGCGACGTCTATGCTATTGCt GCCATTGCTGCAGCTTTCGCTACGGACCAGAATGGTTACGACGTTGCTTTTATCACTCATTCGGCACATCAG AATCTAAGTCCACATTtggcaaaaaagaaaataatttttgttcCAATTTCTTCGCCACCTGTTCTTTCAAGTAATGGGACTGATGATAAGACAG GTTCACCGGGATTAGAATTTTCAGAGCAGAAAAAGATTATtgcaaaagaacaaagaaaagagtGCTGTTTGGCAGTTGAAAGGCTATTCGGTAATGATCCATGCGTGGAGGGTGATTTTATTGGGATAAATTTCTTTGCTTTG GAAGGCTGGAGCCTTGCAGAACTTTTCCATGTCCGTTGTATTGTTCTTGCTCCTTATGTTGTTCCTTATAG TGCACCTTCATTCTTTGAGCATTACTTCAGTAAAGAACTTCCTCTTTTGTACAAATATCTCCAGGACGCTCCCGCTGATAAG GTTTGCTGGAAAGATGTAATTCATTGGATGTGGCCACTTTTTAGTGATAATTGGGAATCTTGGAGAAGTGAGGATTTGAATCTGAGTCCTTATCCTTTTACA GACCCGGTAACAGGTCTTCCTACTTGGCACGATAGACCACCATCTCCCCTACTATT GTATGGGTTTAGCAAAGAACTTGTTGAGTGCCCTG ATTATTGGCCATCAAATACTCGGGTTTGTGGTTTTTGGTTCCTCCCTATTGAGTGGCAGTTTTCCTGTCAGGAATGTGGACAAATTTCAACACTGCTTTTCACAGGGCATCTAAACTCAGATGACATGTGTCCAGCTCATGCTGAGTTACAGTATTTTCTAAAGACTCCTTTGTCTAGGCCACCTATTTTCGTAGGGCTAAGTTCTATTGGAAG TATGGGGCTTATGAGGAATCCTCGAGCATTTCTTCAGGTCGTCCGAACTGTTCTAGAGGTTACATGTCACAGATTTATCCTTTTTACAGCTGGCTATGAACCATTAGATGCAGCAGTCCAGGAAATTGCCCATGAAGCATCTTCTATTTCGAAGCAAAGATGGTCGGTTCAAAAGGGGTTATCTCTTTTTGATAATCGGCTGTTTTGCTTTTCAGG TATGATACCATATAATTGGCTGTTCCCGAGATGTGTAACTGCAATTCATCATGGAGGGAG TGGATCCACTGCTGCAGCTCTATATGCCGGTATCCCTCAG ATTATATGTCCGTTTGTACTGGATCAATTCTACTGGGCAGAAAAAATGTTTTGGCTTGGAGTTGCTCCAGAACCATTGAGAAGAAACCATCTTGTTCCAGAAAATATTAGTGAAACAAGTATCAGGGCCGCAGCAAATGTACTATCACAAGCAATACATGATGCATTATCTCCTGGAATCAAAAAACGTGCATTAGAAATCGGTAAAAGGATTTCTCCTGAG GATGGAGTTTCAGAAGCTGTGAAGATCCTAAGGGAAGAGATTGGCCCTGCACTTTAA
- the LOC107932006 gene encoding pathogenesis-related thaumatin-like protein 3.5, protein MALPHSSSTFLFFCFCIILASGVTKPANAKNFTLVNQCKETIWPAIITDGGNFHGEGFTLESGQTAFYNAPNGWSGRIWGRTGCSFDKNGNGTCQTGSCGTSINCTSAGSLPVSIAEFTLGGDIDYYDVSLVDGFNLPIVVKPGGGKGNCSIAGCDGDLRQNCSSDLEVKNNGKVVGCRSACDAFNTDEYCCRGAYKDPVTCLPTNYSKSFKQVCPAASSYAYDDRVSIITCSASDYLVAFCASRNNTICTYQDQKFVCYSTSEGFKAISQSWRSWMLAIPLASLLQFLL, encoded by the exons ATGGCATTGCCTCACAGTTCTTCCACTTTTCTATTTTTCTGCTTCTGCATTATCCTTGCATCAG GTGTAACAAAGCCTGCAAATGCAAAAAATTTTACACTAGTGAATCAGTGCAAAGAAACAATATGGCCTGCAATAATCACCGATGGAGGCAACTTCCATGGTGAAGGCTTTACCTTGGAATCAGGTCAGACTGCCTTCTATAATGCCCCGAATGGGTGGAGTGGCCGCATATGGGGTCGGACCGGTTGCAGTTTTGATAAAAATGGCAATGGCACATGCCAAACAGGAAGTTGTGGCACTTCAATAAATTGTACAAGCGCTGGCAGCCTGCCTGTTTCCATAGCCGAATTCACCCTAGGTGGTGATATCGATTACTATGATGTTAGCCTTGTAGATGGTTTTAACTTACCTATTGTGGTCAAGCCTGGTGGTGGTAAGGGAAATTGCAGCATTGCTGGTTGTGATGGAGACTTGAGGCAAAACTGCTCATCAGATCTTGAAGTTAAGAACAATGGGAAAGTTGTCGGCTGCCGCAGTGCTTGCGATGCCTTCAACACTGATGAGTACTGTTGCCGTGGGGCGTATAAAGATCCTGTCACATGTTTGCCTACAAATTATTCCAAGAGTTTCAAACAAGTATGCCCTGCAGCATCAAGCTATGCCTACGATGACCGCGTTAGTATTATAACTTGCTCTGCATCAGATTATTTGGTAGCCTTTTGTGCATCAAG GAACAATACAATATGCACCTACCAAGATCAGAAGTTTGTTTGCTACAGTACATCAGAGGGCTTCAAAGCAATCTCTCAAAGTTGGAGGAGTTGGATGTTGGCAATACCATTGGCTTCCCTTTTACAATTTTTGCTTTAG